The following proteins are co-located in the Citrobacter freundii ATCC 8090 = MTCC 1658 = NBRC 12681 genome:
- a CDS encoding peroxidase family protein: protein MASQYDFTVTLHDLAFILKQIKISEAATNPDGSVNAEMLRELVSSPLLPYGLRTVDGSWNNLLPGQELYGSADQTMPRLTALNWQDADQMTSYIQIGGTVIDADPRIISNLISDQTASNPAALEAFNALKDAPGGGTVTGDGSLSIPNQSPDIGLSPAFNGWMTFFGQFFDHGLDLIPKGGNGIVFIPLQPDDPLYVEGSSTNFMLLTRATVDENRETVNLTTPFIDQNQTYTSHPSHQIFIREYVIIDGKPEPTGNLLGDANGGLATWADVKNQAETLLGIKLTDQDVFNVPLLATDRYGNLILSENGKVQIVTTGGLVEANGGLLPAETFRTGHAFLDDIAHTAVPKAGLLADDDSAIGGEGPQPAGTYDNELLDRHFITGDGRGNENIGLTAVHAVFHSEHNRLVEQYKTTLLETGDIDLINQWLMPNHQITELPADTNTLVWNGEYLFQAGRFSTEMQYQHLVFEEFARTVQPAVDPFVFSNTADINPLIFAEFAHVVYRFGHSMLTETVARTDIDMQSGDIDLISAFLNPVAFNQINGATVTDDQAIGAIVRGMTRQVGNEIDEFITDALRNNLIGLPLDLGALNIARGRDTAMPTLNQAREQFFALSGDSQLKPYTSWADFTTYLKNPASIINFMAAYGQHELILNATSLEGKRAAVNFLLFGDANNSPPADAMDFFNSTGAWATKETGLNMVDFWIGGLAERKNEFGGMLGSTFNFVFETQMEMLQDGDRFYYLSRVQGLNLLNELEANSFSALVMRNSDLGDEGSSHLPANLFQTPDHIFEVNRVLQTEIDPKWGNPLKDLLSPLLVRRDPGVDVDGDSFADGGYLKYTGDGHVVLGGTAGNDTLIGGKGIDSLWGDGGDDRLDGGDEADVVHGGDGDDIITDTGTPVGDADFLHGDAGHDVIFSGNGNDLVFGGSGSDFVVVGEDAQEVFSGQDNDFALGGSGGDFLMGNEGNDWLEGGDGFDTLAGDNSELFFNSTIIGHDVLNGQGNDTDYDGEAGDDIMVQGAGIQRNNGMAGFDWAIHKGDPNGANSDLGIPIFVNQQEFILRDRFDLVEGLSGWKHDDILIGTEQPIGTAPVQGVPLSNNLTQEGADRINGLQAILGVERSTNPDAVLLNPDDGSDILLGGGGSDRIMGKAGNDIIDGDAWLNVRIAVTGMAGLTSAEGMAELKSYMLAGTLKPNQLSIVREILHEGNGTETDVAVYRDVSSNYVFTRMADGSLRVDHATPDATLNLNDGIDRLLNIEKLEFGDGKQLWVTGQQATGDLTISNPNPSVGDLLRVNVANLLDGNGLAVDVAITMTWQAFVNGQWRDQATGVEFRVPGAIQGAPLRVVASFNDRMGDAETLVSAQTQAILPRNQATTGVPVINDLTPTESLTLTAVVSGISDADGLSGGNFTYQWRMSSPTGFVNINGATSATYTPGQAMVGRTLQVVVTVVDDEGNPPVVLTSTTTQPVGDLIVGTNGANTLVGTAWSDILRGEGGNDTLLGGAGDDLLIGGAGNDSLSGQAGQDILQGDAGNDTLDGGLGADSMTGGAGDDTYIVDDFGDVVIEGVNSGTDVVRTSLSSYDLTDNVEELVFTGNGSFIGTGNAIANTITGGSGNDYLFGMGGNDQLFGGIGNDFLDGGDGADNLQGGVGNDVMIGGAGADTLSGGSGDDILNGQEGNDILDGGTGSDIFAFGTNFGQDRITGFDSNPNGGQDFLDLVLLGINAGNFASSVSITGNNGNTIVTIGTDTITLVGVNSTTVNIGDFYLEMPTTLASNNGNSSLIV from the coding sequence ATGGCCTCACAATATGACTTTACTGTCACCCTGCACGATCTTGCTTTTATTCTTAAGCAGATCAAAATATCCGAAGCGGCAACTAACCCAGACGGGAGCGTTAATGCTGAAATGCTTCGGGAATTAGTCTCCAGCCCACTCTTGCCCTATGGACTTCGCACGGTAGATGGCTCATGGAATAACCTTTTACCAGGTCAGGAATTATACGGCTCTGCCGATCAGACAATGCCGAGATTAACCGCATTAAACTGGCAGGATGCGGATCAAATGACCAGTTATATCCAAATTGGTGGCACTGTTATTGATGCCGACCCACGAATAATTAGCAATTTAATTTCAGACCAGACGGCCTCAAACCCGGCCGCGCTGGAGGCTTTTAACGCATTAAAAGATGCGCCCGGCGGCGGGACTGTTACTGGGGATGGCAGCTTATCCATTCCCAATCAGTCTCCCGATATCGGTCTCTCCCCTGCTTTTAACGGCTGGATGACCTTCTTTGGCCAGTTTTTCGACCATGGTCTGGATCTGATTCCGAAAGGAGGCAACGGTATCGTTTTCATTCCGCTCCAGCCCGATGACCCTTTATATGTTGAAGGGTCGTCGACAAACTTTATGCTATTAACCCGGGCAACGGTGGATGAAAATCGAGAGACAGTAAACCTGACGACCCCCTTCATCGACCAAAACCAAACCTACACCTCCCATCCTTCACATCAAATTTTCATCCGCGAATACGTCATTATTGATGGGAAACCTGAGCCTACCGGGAATTTATTGGGTGATGCGAACGGCGGACTGGCGACCTGGGCCGACGTTAAAAACCAGGCTGAAACCCTGCTTGGCATTAAACTCACCGATCAGGACGTGTTTAATGTTCCCCTGCTGGCAACGGATCGCTACGGTAATTTGATTTTAAGTGAAAACGGAAAGGTACAGATTGTTACCACCGGGGGGCTGGTTGAAGCCAACGGAGGCCTGTTACCCGCGGAGACGTTCCGCACCGGTCATGCGTTTCTGGATGACATCGCTCATACTGCCGTGCCAAAAGCTGGTCTGCTGGCAGATGATGACAGCGCCATCGGCGGAGAAGGACCGCAACCGGCAGGAACCTATGATAACGAACTGCTCGATCGCCACTTTATCACCGGTGACGGGCGCGGGAACGAAAATATAGGTTTAACCGCGGTGCACGCCGTTTTTCACAGCGAGCATAACCGCCTGGTTGAGCAGTATAAAACCACTCTGCTGGAAACCGGCGATATCGACCTCATTAACCAGTGGTTGATGCCCAACCACCAAATCACGGAATTACCTGCCGATACCAATACTCTGGTATGGAACGGTGAGTACTTATTCCAGGCAGGCCGCTTCTCCACGGAAATGCAATATCAGCACCTCGTATTCGAGGAGTTTGCCCGTACCGTACAACCTGCCGTCGATCCGTTTGTCTTCTCCAACACGGCGGATATTAACCCGCTGATCTTTGCAGAGTTTGCGCATGTTGTTTACCGTTTTGGGCATTCAATGCTGACAGAAACCGTGGCGCGTACCGACATTGATATGCAAAGCGGTGATATTGACCTGATTTCAGCATTCCTGAATCCGGTAGCATTTAATCAAATCAACGGGGCCACCGTCACGGACGATCAGGCTATCGGCGCAATAGTGCGTGGTATGACGCGTCAGGTGGGTAACGAAATTGATGAATTTATTACCGATGCTTTGCGTAATAATCTCATCGGCCTGCCCCTCGATTTAGGCGCGCTTAATATAGCCCGTGGCCGTGACACCGCAATGCCGACGCTGAACCAGGCCCGCGAGCAGTTTTTTGCTTTAAGCGGCGATAGCCAACTGAAGCCTTATACCAGTTGGGCTGACTTCACTACCTACCTGAAAAATCCCGCTTCAATCATTAACTTTATGGCCGCCTATGGTCAGCACGAACTGATCCTCAACGCTACCAGCCTTGAAGGTAAGCGCGCAGCGGTTAACTTCCTGTTATTTGGTGATGCTAACAATTCCCCGCCTGCGGATGCGATGGATTTCTTTAACAGTACCGGAGCGTGGGCAACCAAAGAGACCGGTCTGAATATGGTCGATTTCTGGATTGGCGGGCTGGCTGAGCGCAAAAATGAATTTGGCGGCATGCTCGGCTCAACCTTCAACTTCGTCTTTGAAACACAAATGGAAATGCTTCAGGACGGTGATCGTTTCTACTATCTGAGCCGCGTTCAGGGGCTGAACTTACTCAATGAACTGGAGGCCAACTCGTTTTCCGCGCTGGTAATGCGTAACAGCGATCTTGGTGATGAGGGTTCCTCCCACCTGCCCGCTAATCTGTTCCAGACACCGGACCATATTTTTGAAGTGAACCGCGTGCTGCAAACGGAAATCGATCCGAAATGGGGTAATCCGCTGAAAGATCTGCTCTCGCCGTTGTTGGTGCGTCGCGACCCAGGGGTGGATGTTGACGGCGATAGTTTTGCCGATGGTGGGTATCTGAAATATACCGGCGATGGGCATGTGGTGCTTGGTGGGACGGCAGGCAACGATACGTTAATCGGCGGTAAAGGGATCGACAGCCTGTGGGGCGATGGCGGAGATGACCGACTGGACGGCGGTGACGAAGCAGATGTGGTCCACGGCGGTGACGGTGATGACATTATTACCGATACCGGAACGCCTGTTGGTGATGCGGACTTCCTGCATGGCGATGCCGGACATGACGTTATCTTCTCTGGTAACGGAAACGATCTGGTCTTTGGTGGCAGCGGCAGCGACTTCGTGGTGGTCGGTGAAGATGCGCAGGAGGTCTTCTCGGGTCAGGATAACGACTTTGCGCTTGGCGGCTCGGGTGGTGATTTCCTGATGGGCAACGAAGGCAATGACTGGCTGGAAGGCGGCGACGGGTTTGACACGCTGGCGGGTGACAACTCTGAGTTGTTCTTCAACAGTACCATTATCGGTCACGATGTCCTCAACGGTCAGGGTAACGACACCGACTACGATGGCGAAGCCGGTGACGACATCATGGTTCAGGGCGCGGGGATCCAGCGCAATAATGGCATGGCCGGTTTCGACTGGGCTATCCATAAAGGCGACCCAAATGGCGCTAACTCTGACCTTGGGATCCCTATTTTCGTCAACCAGCAGGAGTTTATTCTACGCGACCGTTTTGATCTTGTTGAAGGGCTGTCGGGCTGGAAACACGACGATATCCTGATCGGAACAGAACAGCCGATAGGTACTGCGCCTGTTCAGGGCGTTCCCCTCTCTAACAACCTGACCCAGGAAGGTGCGGACCGGATCAACGGTCTACAGGCTATTCTCGGCGTAGAGCGTTCTACAAATCCGGACGCGGTGCTACTGAACCCTGATGATGGTAGCGATATTTTACTCGGCGGTGGTGGTAGCGACCGCATCATGGGTAAAGCTGGTAACGATATCATTGATGGTGATGCGTGGCTCAACGTTCGTATTGCCGTTACGGGTATGGCGGGACTCACCAGCGCCGAAGGTATGGCCGAACTGAAATCGTACATGCTGGCCGGCACGCTGAAACCGAATCAACTGTCGATTGTGCGCGAAATTCTGCATGAAGGTAACGGCACGGAAACTGACGTCGCGGTGTACCGTGATGTCAGCAGCAACTATGTCTTTACCCGTATGGCGGACGGTAGCCTGCGCGTCGATCACGCTACGCCGGATGCCACGCTGAACCTGAATGATGGCATCGATCGTCTGTTGAACATCGAAAAACTGGAGTTTGGCGATGGGAAGCAGCTGTGGGTGACGGGGCAACAAGCAACGGGCGATCTGACCATCAGCAATCCTAACCCTTCGGTGGGTGACCTGCTGCGCGTCAACGTGGCGAACTTGCTGGATGGTAACGGGCTGGCGGTGGATGTGGCCATCACTATGACCTGGCAGGCATTCGTCAACGGCCAATGGCGAGATCAGGCAACAGGCGTTGAGTTCAGAGTGCCTGGCGCTATTCAGGGCGCACCGTTGCGTGTGGTCGCCAGTTTTAACGACCGCATGGGTGACGCTGAAACCCTGGTGTCGGCACAAACTCAGGCAATCCTCCCGCGCAATCAGGCCACGACCGGTGTGCCAGTAATTAACGACCTCACCCCAACTGAAAGCCTGACGCTGACCGCGGTGGTTTCAGGCATTTCTGACGCTGATGGTCTGAGCGGCGGTAATTTCACTTATCAATGGAGAATGAGTTCGCCAACCGGATTCGTCAACATTAACGGTGCGACATCCGCTACCTATACGCCGGGCCAGGCTATGGTCGGCAGAACGTTGCAGGTGGTCGTTACCGTCGTCGACGATGAAGGCAACCCCCCTGTTGTCCTGACGTCGACCACCACCCAGCCTGTGGGCGATCTGATTGTTGGTACCAACGGGGCTAACACCCTCGTCGGTACTGCCTGGAGCGATATCCTGCGCGGTGAAGGCGGTAATGACACCTTACTTGGCGGTGCAGGTGACGATCTGCTCATCGGCGGTGCTGGAAACGACAGCCTCTCTGGTCAGGCGGGACAAGATATTCTGCAAGGTGATGCCGGTAACGACACGCTTGATGGCGGGCTTGGTGCCGACAGTATGACCGGCGGCGCGGGCGATGATACCTACATCGTTGATGATTTCGGTGATGTGGTTATCGAAGGTGTGAATAGCGGTACGGACGTTGTCCGAACCAGCCTCAGCAGCTACGACCTCACCGATAACGTGGAAGAACTGGTATTTACCGGCAACGGCAGTTTTATCGGTACCGGTAATGCCATTGCAAATACCATTACGGGCGGTTCTGGTAACGACTATCTGTTTGGTATGGGCGGTAACGACCAGTTGTTTGGTGGTATCGGGAATGACTTCCTCGATGGCGGAGATGGCGCTGATAACCTGCAAGGTGGTGTTGGCAACGACGTCATGATTGGCGGTGCGGGCGCGGATACCCTCTCCGGCGGTAGCGGGGACGATATTCTCAATGGTCAGGAAGGTAACGACATTCTGGACGGTGGTACCGGGAGCGATATCTTCGCCTTTGGGACCAACTTTGGGCAGGACCGAATTACCGGTTTTGACAGTAACCCCAACGGTGGACAGGACTTCCTTGATCTCGTCTTGTTAGGTATCAACGCGGGTAATTTTGCCAGCAGCGTGTCTATCACCGGAAACAATGGCAACACCATTGTGACTATCGGTACAGACACCATCACATTGGTGGGCGTCAATTCGACCACCGTGAATATTGGTGACTTTTATCTGGAAATGCCCACTACCCTTGCCAGCAACAATGGCAATAGTTCATTGATCGTATAA
- a CDS encoding type I secretion system permease/ATPase: MSRQHTPTELNDALKGTKPTFLMLLFFSCVINMLMLAPAIYMLQVYDRVLVSKNTTTLLMLTLLIVGLYIVIAMIESARAQVMVRLGNRLDIKLSQLVFNAAFKRKMVTGDNNPAQSLAELDQIRQFLSGNSLFALLDIPWTPIYLFIAFLVHPLLGYLSLGGITLLFILTLVSEISTKRPIQQAHALTINNASKLNKQLQNADAIEAMGMLSTLKSNWQEQHNKVLVLQTQIADKTAGLSSLSRFVRVLLQSIALGAGALLVIGGHITPGLMIAASIILGRVLNPVEQVIGSWKQFVQFRSAWHQLSTLLKEYPAPKEVLTLPRPNGNISVESVFAAAPGQPSPLLRNISFQLEQGEVLGIIGPSASGKTSLAKVLVGVWKPLSGKVRLDGADICQWDKALLGPSIGYLPQDVELFDGTIAQNIARFAQNDSELIVAAALLAGVHEMILRLPQGYDTLLGAGGYQLSGGQRQRIGLARAVYNNPAFIVLDEPNANLDDAGEFALVKAINTLRTQGQTTVIISHRPTLLGVVNKVLLLNDGAIQEFGTRDQVFAHLRQANVLKPVATPSPSTTEQQREA; this comes from the coding sequence ATGTCGCGCCAGCATACGCCAACAGAACTGAATGATGCATTAAAGGGAACGAAACCCACTTTTCTGATGCTGTTGTTTTTTAGTTGTGTGATTAATATGCTTATGCTGGCGCCGGCAATTTATATGCTACAGGTTTACGACCGTGTGCTGGTCAGTAAAAATACCACCACACTGTTAATGTTAACCTTATTGATTGTCGGCTTGTACATCGTTATTGCCATGATTGAATCTGCCCGCGCACAGGTTATGGTCAGGCTTGGCAACAGGCTGGATATAAAGCTAAGTCAGTTGGTCTTTAACGCAGCCTTTAAAAGAAAGATGGTTACCGGTGATAACAACCCGGCGCAATCTTTAGCCGAACTGGATCAGATCCGTCAGTTTCTTTCCGGGAATAGTCTGTTCGCCTTACTGGATATTCCCTGGACGCCGATATATCTGTTCATCGCCTTTTTGGTCCATCCCCTGCTGGGATATCTTTCTCTCGGTGGAATAACGTTATTATTTATTCTGACGCTGGTATCTGAAATCTCCACCAAGCGCCCGATTCAGCAAGCGCACGCCTTAACCATTAACAATGCCAGCAAACTGAATAAACAGCTGCAAAACGCCGATGCCATTGAAGCGATGGGGATGCTTTCGACCCTGAAGTCCAACTGGCAGGAGCAACATAACAAAGTGCTGGTGCTACAAACGCAGATTGCCGACAAAACGGCCGGGTTAAGCAGTCTGAGCCGCTTTGTGCGGGTATTGCTGCAGTCGATTGCGCTGGGCGCCGGGGCTTTACTGGTGATCGGTGGCCATATTACCCCGGGCTTGATGATTGCCGCCTCGATCATTCTTGGACGCGTCCTCAACCCGGTAGAACAAGTCATTGGCAGCTGGAAGCAGTTCGTGCAGTTTCGTAGCGCGTGGCATCAGCTCTCCACCTTGCTGAAGGAGTATCCGGCGCCGAAAGAGGTACTGACCCTGCCGCGCCCGAATGGCAACATCAGCGTCGAAAGCGTCTTCGCTGCAGCCCCCGGCCAGCCTTCCCCGCTACTGCGTAATATCTCATTCCAGTTGGAGCAAGGTGAAGTGCTGGGGATTATCGGCCCTTCAGCCTCAGGAAAAACCTCGCTGGCAAAGGTTCTGGTTGGCGTCTGGAAACCGTTATCAGGGAAAGTCAGATTAGATGGCGCAGATATATGCCAGTGGGATAAAGCGCTGCTGGGCCCGTCTATTGGCTATCTGCCGCAGGATGTGGAACTGTTTGACGGTACCATCGCACAAAACATTGCCCGCTTCGCGCAGAATGACAGTGAGCTTATCGTTGCCGCCGCATTACTGGCAGGCGTTCATGAGATGATCCTGCGCTTGCCGCAAGGTTATGACACACTGCTGGGCGCAGGTGGATACCAGCTCTCCGGTGGGCAGCGGCAACGCATCGGGCTGGCGCGCGCCGTGTATAACAATCCTGCGTTTATCGTGCTTGATGAACCGAATGCCAATCTTGACGACGCGGGCGAATTTGCACTCGTTAAAGCCATTAATACCCTGCGTACCCAGGGACAAACCACAGTCATTATCTCACACCGCCCGACGCTGCTCGGCGTGGTCAATAAGGTTTTGCTGCTTAACGATGGCGCTATACAGGAGTTTGGTACCCGCGATCAGGTTTTTGCCCATTTGCGTCAGGCCAACGTATTGAAACCGGTGGCTACGCCTTCTCCATCCACGACTGAACAGCAACGTGAGGCTTGA
- a CDS encoding HlyD family type I secretion periplasmic adaptor subunit, whose amino-acid sequence MMKKNPHNTASAGVDTDIWSPIIRGVIVIVLGVGSFILWAVQAPLDAGVVADGTVTVSSNRKTIQHLSGGRVTDIFIKEGDFVKKNQVLVRLDKMQLEMRFSALNAQYISAKSIEDRLLAERDDLDVIRFNTTLTQQFSGNKRLSEVRNLQAKLFDTRRKTIQDELSMIQETLDGLVGQTDNLNKIKGYRDHQFSLINRELGAIRALSEKNYYPKAQLLVLEREAAEISGSVSEDILNIAKLKSQQNELKIKAYQVRHQYLREVESELTENQKEVAMLEDELVSTRHELDNTEIRSPINGIVLDVKVSTVGGVIQPGEHLMDIVAAGQPMQIDAKIPVHAIDKLVPGLTVDVLFPALNHALLPSVPAQVLTISADRLIDEATQQPYYLAEVQVSAEGARLLGDYKIKAGMPASVTIKTGERTLMSYLFKPLIARLELAFKEY is encoded by the coding sequence ATGATGAAAAAGAATCCCCACAACACGGCCTCTGCTGGCGTAGATACCGATATCTGGTCGCCGATTATCCGGGGCGTGATCGTCATTGTGCTTGGTGTCGGTAGTTTTATCCTCTGGGCAGTGCAAGCTCCGTTAGATGCGGGCGTGGTCGCCGATGGTACGGTAACCGTATCGAGTAACCGCAAAACCATTCAGCATCTGAGCGGCGGTCGGGTAACCGATATCTTTATCAAAGAAGGCGACTTCGTGAAGAAAAATCAGGTCCTCGTCCGGTTGGATAAAATGCAGCTTGAAATGCGTTTCAGCGCGTTGAATGCCCAGTATATTTCTGCAAAAAGTATCGAAGATCGCCTGTTAGCAGAACGCGATGACCTGGATGTGATCCGCTTTAATACTACGCTGACGCAGCAATTCTCTGGCAATAAACGGCTATCAGAAGTCAGAAATCTGCAGGCTAAACTTTTCGATACCCGTCGCAAAACGATTCAGGATGAACTGTCGATGATTCAGGAGACGCTCGATGGTCTGGTTGGACAGACGGATAATCTCAATAAAATAAAAGGCTATCGCGACCACCAGTTTTCTCTGATTAACCGGGAGTTAGGGGCTATTCGGGCGCTGAGCGAAAAAAACTATTACCCCAAAGCACAATTACTGGTGCTGGAGCGCGAGGCAGCAGAAATATCTGGTAGCGTTTCAGAAGATATTCTTAACATTGCCAAACTGAAATCGCAGCAGAACGAATTAAAAATTAAAGCCTACCAGGTGCGTCATCAATATTTACGTGAAGTTGAGTCTGAACTGACGGAAAACCAAAAAGAAGTGGCAATGCTGGAGGATGAATTGGTATCAACGCGTCATGAGCTGGATAACACCGAGATCCGCTCACCGATTAACGGTATTGTGCTGGATGTTAAAGTCAGTACCGTGGGCGGCGTCATTCAGCCTGGAGAACATTTGATGGATATCGTCGCCGCCGGACAACCGATGCAAATTGATGCCAAAATACCCGTACATGCCATTGATAAACTGGTCCCCGGTTTAACCGTTGATGTGCTGTTCCCTGCCCTTAACCATGCGCTGTTACCTTCGGTTCCGGCCCAGGTTCTGACTATCTCTGCGGACCGTTTAATTGATGAAGCCACTCAGCAGCCTTACTACCTTGCGGAAGTACAGGTTTCAGCAGAGGGCGCGCGTTTGCTGGGCGATTACAAAATTAAAGCGGGAATGCCCGCCAGCGTGACGATCAAGACCGGTGAACGAACCCTGATGAGTTATCTGTTTAAACCGTTGATTGCCCGTCTGGAACTGGCTTTTAAAGAGTATTGA
- a CDS encoding VF530 family DNA-binding protein yields MNAHNSKDPLHGVTLEMQVNALVERYGWAELAQRININCFKNEPSVKSSLKFLRRTPWARAEVEALYLDSLHDQASNNTPKPAFDPWANSRNKKK; encoded by the coding sequence ATGAATGCTCATAATTCTAAAGACCCTTTACATGGCGTGACGCTAGAAATGCAGGTCAATGCCCTGGTTGAACGTTATGGTTGGGCTGAGCTGGCGCAACGCATTAATATCAACTGCTTTAAAAATGAACCGAGCGTTAAATCCAGTTTGAAGTTTCTGCGCCGTACGCCGTGGGCGCGGGCAGAAGTAGAAGCACTGTACCTGGACTCTCTACATGACCAGGCCTCAAATAACACTCCCAAACCGGCCTTCGATCCCTGGGCTAACAGCCGCAATAAGAAGAAATAA
- a CDS encoding glycoside hydrolase family 10 protein, producing the protein MAASGFFSGNYQKKLAKIIARSRARLPLTNMKWFAVLVGSMLLLGSCSSQPPGPKTTPQPPVSKHQQSKEPVRGIWLATVSRLDWPPISSVNISSPAVRISLQQKALTDKLDNLKRLGINTVFFQVKPDGTALWKSKILPWSDTLTGTIGQDPGYDPLQFMLDEAHKRGMKVHAWLNPYRVSVNTKPSTVTELNSTLSQTPSSVYVLHRDWIRTAGERFVLDPGIPEVRDWITSIVAEVVENYPVDGVQFDDYFYTESPGSALNDSQTFRRYGQGFASKADWRRDNTQRLIAQVSRTIKKLKPEVEFGVSPAGVWRNRSHDPAGSDTRGAAAYDESYADTRRWVQQGLLDYIAPQLYWPFARDAARYDVLAKWWADVVKSTNTRLYIGVALYKVGEPSRKEPDWTVKGGVPELKKQLDLNETEPYINGTILFREDYLNQPQTQEAVTYIRNRWGR; encoded by the coding sequence ATGGCAGCATCCGGTTTCTTTTCAGGAAATTATCAGAAAAAACTGGCGAAGATTATCGCCCGTTCTCGTGCCAGACTACCGCTGACCAACATGAAATGGTTTGCTGTACTTGTGGGCAGTATGTTGTTACTTGGCAGCTGTTCTTCACAACCGCCCGGCCCCAAAACCACTCCGCAACCTCCGGTGAGCAAACATCAGCAGAGCAAGGAGCCAGTGCGTGGGATCTGGCTGGCGACGGTTTCACGTCTTGACTGGCCGCCGATCTCATCTGTGAACATCAGTTCACCTGCTGTACGCATCAGCCTGCAGCAAAAAGCGCTGACGGATAAGCTGGACAACCTGAAACGACTTGGTATTAACACCGTTTTTTTCCAGGTTAAGCCCGATGGGACCGCATTGTGGAAGTCAAAGATTCTGCCGTGGTCAGATACCCTGACCGGCACGATTGGCCAGGATCCGGGTTACGATCCGCTGCAGTTTATGCTCGATGAAGCGCATAAGCGCGGAATGAAAGTTCATGCCTGGCTTAACCCCTATCGCGTGTCTGTAAACACCAAACCTTCGACGGTCACTGAATTAAACAGCACGCTGTCACAAACACCGTCCAGCGTATACGTTCTGCATCGGGACTGGATCCGCACCGCGGGCGAGCGTTTTGTGTTAGACCCCGGTATTCCCGAAGTGCGTGACTGGATAACCAGCATCGTGGCGGAAGTGGTTGAGAATTACCCTGTTGACGGTGTGCAGTTTGATGATTACTTCTATACCGAGTCTCCCGGCTCTGCGCTCAATGACAGCCAGACGTTCAGAAGATACGGCCAGGGATTCGCTTCCAAAGCTGACTGGCGCCGCGATAACACGCAACGGCTGATTGCCCAGGTATCACGGACTATCAAGAAACTCAAGCCTGAGGTTGAATTCGGTGTCAGCCCTGCGGGCGTATGGCGCAACCGTTCGCACGATCCAGCGGGTTCCGACACGCGCGGTGCGGCAGCGTATGATGAGTCTTATGCCGACACCCGCCGTTGGGTGCAACAAGGCTTGCTGGATTACATCGCACCGCAACTCTACTGGCCTTTTGCCCGCGATGCAGCGCGCTACGATGTACTGGCAAAATGGTGGGCAGATGTCGTGAAATCAACCAACACTCGCCTCTACATTGGTGTAGCGCTGTATAAAGTTGGTGAACCATCGAGAAAAGAGCCAGACTGGACGGTCAAAGGCGGTGTGCCGGAACTGAAAAAGCAGCTCGATCTAAACGAGACCGAACCGTACATTAACGGCACGATCCTGTTTCGCGAAGATTACCTTAATCAACCGCAAACGCAGGAAGCTGTGACCTATATTCGCAATCGTTGGGGACGTTAA